The Brassica oleracea var. oleracea cultivar TO1000 chromosome C6, BOL, whole genome shotgun sequence genome includes a region encoding these proteins:
- the LOC106296834 gene encoding probable calcium-binding protein CML45, translating to MTANHLYCLITMEKSSLFQCKHSSSSFLVDFFLTVFFRWVSFAQSFFSRFCHLPQHQHFVSEKKSKDLEIQSLIEHGNGLCIEDAEMVMQSLGLFTDQESEGLQKRYSSEELSNLFEEKEPSLEEVKQAFDVFDENRDGFLDPIDLQRVLSILGLKQGSNLENCRRMIRSFDGNKDGRIDFHGFVKFMENNFC from the coding sequence ATGACTGCAAACCACTTGTACTGTCTTATAACCATGGAAAAGAGTTCCTTGTTCCAATGCAAACACTCTTCTTCTTCTTTCCTGGTGGATTTTTTCCTCACCGTTTTTTTCAGATGGGTTTCTTTCGCTCAGAGCTTTTTCTCCAGGTTCTGTCATCTTCCTCAACACCAGCATTTTGTTTCCGAGAAGAAGAGCAAAGATCTTGAAATCCAGAGTTTGATCGAACATGGTAATGGTCTTTGTATAGAAGATGCAGAGATGGTGATGCAAAGCTTAGGACTTTTCACGGACCAAGAAAGCGAGGGACTTCAGAAACGTTACAGTTCAGAGGAACTATCGAATCTGTTTGAAGAGAAAGAGCCGAGTTTGGAGGAAGTGAAGCAAGCTTTTGATGTCTTTGATGAAAACAGAGATGGGTTTCTTGATCCCATAGATCTGCAGAGAGTTTTGTCAATCCTTGGTTTGAAGCAAGGATCTAACCTTGAGAACTGCAGAAGAATGATCAGATCATTCGATGGAAACAAAGATGGAAGAATCGATTTCCATGGATTTGTGAAATTCATGGAGAACAACTTCTGCTGA